From one Amaranthus tricolor cultivar Red isolate AtriRed21 chromosome 17, ASM2621246v1, whole genome shotgun sequence genomic stretch:
- the LOC130804366 gene encoding mini zinc finger protein 3-like: protein MRKRQVVIKRSIGKEMRNTTTNSGHIHRNVRYMECQKNHAANLGGYALDGCREFMASGDDATNLALVCAACGCHRNFHRREVETEVATECSSS, encoded by the coding sequence ATGAGGAAGCGACAAGTAGTGATAAAAAGATCAATAGGTAAAGAAATGAGGAATACAACAACAAATTCAGGGCATATACATAGAAATGTAAGGTATATGGAGTGCCAAAAGAACCATGCAGCTAACCTTGGTGGGTATGCCTTAGATGGATGCCGAGAGTTCATGGCAAGCGGGGACGACGCCACCAATCTCGCCCTCGTTTGTGCCGCTTGTGGTTGCCACCGGAACTTCCATCGTCGAGAAGTCGAGACTGAGGTTGCTACGGAGTGTTCTTCTTCGTGA